Proteins from a single region of Primulina tabacum isolate GXHZ01 chromosome 5, ASM2559414v2, whole genome shotgun sequence:
- the LOC142546843 gene encoding uncharacterized protein LOC142546843 isoform X1: MEDRGAGGGGSFVAVRRISPGLDRGSACHSSSAEVIAGSTAWLGRGLSCVCAQGRDSDARPSFDLTPAQEECLIRLQSRIDVAYDSSFPEHQEALRALWAAAFPEEKLHGLISEQWKEMGWQGKDPSTDFRGGGFISLENLLYFARNYPKSFQDLLWKQEGDRALWEYPFAVAGVNITFMLIQMLDLEAVKPRTLVGVIFLKFLTENESALDLLYCIAFKLMDNQWLDMHASYMDFNTVMKATRRQLERELLQEDITRLEDLPSYELLSR, from the exons ATGGAGGATAGAGGAGCTGGAGGAGGGGGATCGTTTGTGGCGGTTAGGCGGATTTCGCCGGGGCTCGATCGAGGAAGTGCTTGCCACTCATCTTCTG CCGAGGTTATAGCAGGATCCACAGCATGGCTTGGTCGAGGCCTTTCATGTGTTTGTGCTCAGGGAAGAGACAGTGATGCTCGTCCATCATTTGATTTGACACCTGCGCAG GAGGAATGCCTAATCAGGCTACAGAGTCGAATAGATGTTGCGTATGATAGTTCCTTTCCTGAACATCAG GAAGCTCTGAGGGCGCTGTGGGCTGCTGCCTTTCCTGAGGAGAAACTACATGGTTTAATTTCTGAGCAGTGGAAGGAGATGGGTTGGCAAGGAAAAGATCCATCCACGGATTTTCG GGGTGGCGGCTTCATATcattggaaaacttattatactTCGCAAGGAACTATCCA AAATCATTTCAGGATCTTCTTTGGAAGCAAGAAGGCGATCGGGCCTTGTGGGAATACCCATTTGCTGTGGCTGGTGTCAACATCACATTCATGCTTATTCAGATGCTTGATCTTGAAGCAG TAAAACCTCGTACACTAGTGGGAGTCATTTTTTTGAAGTTTCTAACAG AAAATGAATCTGCATTGGACCTTCTATATTGTATTGCATTCAAGTTAATGGACAATCAATGGCTTGACATGCATGCTTCTTACATGGATTTCAAT ACTGTGATGAAAGCTACTCGGCGGCAGCTGGAACGGGAGCTCCTTCAAGAAGACATAACACGCCTTGAAGACTTACCTTCATACGAGCTTCTCAGTCGATAG
- the LOC142546842 gene encoding nucleoside diphosphate kinase 1, translating to MEQTFIMIKPDGVQRGLVGEIIGRFEQKGFTLKGLKLITVDRPFAESHYADLSAKPFFNGLVEYIISGPVVAMVWEGKGVVTTGRKIIGATNPAESAPGTIRGDYAIDIGRNVIHGSDAVESAKKEIALWFPEGIAEWRSSLHSWIYE from the exons ATGGAGCAGACTTTCATTATGATCAAGCCTGACGGGGTTCAAAGAGGCCTG GTTGGTGAGATTATTGGCAGGTTTGAGCAGAAAGGTTTCACTTTGAAAG GGTTAAAGCTTATCACTGTTGATCGTCCTTTTGCTGAGAGCCACTATGCAGATTTATCAGCAAAGCCCTTCTTCAATGGGCTCGTAGAATATATTATCTCTGGCCCTGTTGTTGCCATGGTTTGGGAAGGCAAGGGTGTGGTAACTACTGGCAGGAAGATCATTGGAGCCACTAATCCTGCTGAGTCTGCCCCTGGGACCATCCGTGGTGATTATGCTATTGACATTGGCAG AAACGTCATTCATGGTAGCGACGCAGTTGAGAGTGCAAAGAAGGAGATTGCTCTCTGGTTCCCAGAAGGAATCGCTGAATGGAGGAGCAGCCTTCATTCATGGATTTACGAGTGA
- the LOC142546843 gene encoding uncharacterized protein LOC142546843 isoform X2 translates to MPTCIEIFAEVIAGSTAWLGRGLSCVCAQGRDSDARPSFDLTPAQEECLIRLQSRIDVAYDSSFPEHQEALRALWAAAFPEEKLHGLISEQWKEMGWQGKDPSTDFRGGGFISLENLLYFARNYPKSFQDLLWKQEGDRALWEYPFAVAGVNITFMLIQMLDLEAVKPRTLVGVIFLKFLTENESALDLLYCIAFKLMDNQWLDMHASYMDFNTVMKATRRQLERELLQEDITRLEDLPSYELLSR, encoded by the exons ATGCCTACTTGCATTGAGATTTTTG CCGAGGTTATAGCAGGATCCACAGCATGGCTTGGTCGAGGCCTTTCATGTGTTTGTGCTCAGGGAAGAGACAGTGATGCTCGTCCATCATTTGATTTGACACCTGCGCAG GAGGAATGCCTAATCAGGCTACAGAGTCGAATAGATGTTGCGTATGATAGTTCCTTTCCTGAACATCAG GAAGCTCTGAGGGCGCTGTGGGCTGCTGCCTTTCCTGAGGAGAAACTACATGGTTTAATTTCTGAGCAGTGGAAGGAGATGGGTTGGCAAGGAAAAGATCCATCCACGGATTTTCG GGGTGGCGGCTTCATATcattggaaaacttattatactTCGCAAGGAACTATCCA AAATCATTTCAGGATCTTCTTTGGAAGCAAGAAGGCGATCGGGCCTTGTGGGAATACCCATTTGCTGTGGCTGGTGTCAACATCACATTCATGCTTATTCAGATGCTTGATCTTGAAGCAG TAAAACCTCGTACACTAGTGGGAGTCATTTTTTTGAAGTTTCTAACAG AAAATGAATCTGCATTGGACCTTCTATATTGTATTGCATTCAAGTTAATGGACAATCAATGGCTTGACATGCATGCTTCTTACATGGATTTCAAT ACTGTGATGAAAGCTACTCGGCGGCAGCTGGAACGGGAGCTCCTTCAAGAAGACATAACACGCCTTGAAGACTTACCTTCATACGAGCTTCTCAGTCGATAG